From the Carya illinoinensis cultivar Pawnee chromosome 4, C.illinoinensisPawnee_v1, whole genome shotgun sequence genome, one window contains:
- the LOC122306917 gene encoding uncharacterized protein LOC122306917 has product MEGAATATKRVLVVMMLLLAIIVVEAQEVSPSYDPNIPKQEKFNFCHLKCGVSCLFKSKVTTIKFVICLALCLFRCRHPHQDPVVYDVLKSVLYPRPPCLNLKYPMMRWKVTWTPATRAAQTKLVPLDMDLKVSYSSINQYPCSSNVN; this is encoded by the exons ATGGAAGGAGCAGCAACTGCAACAAAAAGGGTGTTGGTGGTGATGATGCTTCTGCTTGCTATTATTGTTGTAGAAGCACAAGAAGTCTCTCCTTCCTATGATCCCAATATTCCTAAgcaagaaaaatttaatttttgccaTCTGAAATGTGGTGTCTCATGCTTGTTCAAGTCCAAAGTCACCACTATAAAGTTCGTGATTTGCCTCGCCTTGTGCTTGTTCCGATGCAGACATCCTCATCAAGATCCAGTTGTCTACGATGTACTGAAAAGTGTGTTGTATCCAAGACCACCATGTTTAAACCTG AAATATCCTATGATGAGGTGGAAAGTTACGTGGACTCCTGCCACGAGGGCTGCTCAAACAAAATTAGTACCATTGGACATGGATCTTAAGGTTTCCTACAGCAGTATAAACCAATATCCATGCAGTTCAAACGTTAATTAA